The Ancylobacter sp. WKF20 genome contains a region encoding:
- a CDS encoding toprim domain-containing protein, with amino-acid sequence MTRRVDKGELKSLAQDRIEDILAQLAPGGRHHRGGRAHYLVSNPMRRDRTASLCVWTRGTAAGGFKDFGDPHKVKGDVFGLVAYLNGKAISDFVFARDWLLDFLGLGSMSAAEREAAAQARAKRQQENAEAEERRRRAAHQRAHQVWMGAKLLMPGTPAWRYLQSRGIPLDKVPHYSGDLRYLPAAEWWMGAQWGTRIENGREQRYKVQAGPRYPAIVTPLRDAAGSLKALHYTFLQPDGSGKAPVDKPKLIYPEQLGLSMWIAHGPSGLDPCQADSAGVSGPLCITEGLEDALSAALAVPELRVWGAVSLGNLAQQPVNRPCVSEIYIAAQNDWGKAAALAELERAETQLARAGKPMARLQAHTGKDLNDTLLGKE; translated from the coding sequence ATGACCCGCCGCGTCGACAAGGGCGAGCTGAAATCGCTCGCCCAGGACCGCATCGAGGACATTCTCGCCCAGCTCGCGCCGGGCGGGCGGCACCATCGGGGCGGGCGGGCGCATTACCTCGTTTCCAACCCGATGCGGCGGGACCGCACGGCCTCGCTCTGTGTGTGGACGCGCGGCACCGCTGCCGGGGGCTTCAAGGATTTCGGCGACCCCCACAAGGTGAAGGGCGACGTGTTCGGCCTGGTGGCCTACCTGAACGGTAAAGCCATCAGCGATTTCGTCTTCGCGCGGGACTGGCTGCTCGATTTCCTCGGCCTCGGTTCGATGAGCGCGGCCGAGCGCGAGGCGGCGGCGCAAGCCCGCGCCAAGCGGCAGCAGGAGAATGCCGAGGCCGAGGAACGCCGCCGGCGCGCGGCCCACCAGCGGGCGCACCAGGTGTGGATGGGTGCCAAGCTGCTGATGCCGGGCACGCCGGCGTGGCGCTACCTGCAGAGCCGGGGCATCCCGCTCGACAAGGTGCCGCATTATTCCGGCGATCTGCGCTATCTGCCCGCCGCCGAATGGTGGATGGGCGCGCAGTGGGGCACGCGGATCGAGAACGGGCGCGAACAGCGCTACAAGGTGCAGGCCGGCCCGCGCTACCCCGCCATTGTCACGCCGCTGCGCGACGCGGCTGGCTCGCTCAAGGCGCTGCACTACACGTTCCTGCAGCCGGACGGCAGCGGCAAGGCGCCGGTGGACAAGCCGAAGCTGATCTATCCCGAGCAGCTGGGGCTTTCCATGTGGATCGCGCACGGGCCTTCCGGCCTCGATCCCTGCCAGGCGGATTCGGCCGGCGTCAGCGGGCCGCTGTGCATCACCGAGGGTCTGGAAGACGCGCTGTCGGCCGCGCTGGCGGTGCCGGAACTGCGCGTCTGGGGCGCGGTGTCGCTCGGCAATCTGGCGCAGCAACCGGTGAACCGGCCCTGCGTGAGCGAGATCTACATCGCCGCCCAGAACGACTGGGGCAAGGCCGCCGCGCTCGCCGAGCTTGAGCGCGCCGAGACCCAGCTCGCCCGCGCCGGCAAGCCGATGGCGCGCCTGCAGGCCCACACCGGGAAAGACCTCAACGACACCCTTCTAGGAAAGGAATGA
- a CDS encoding DUF2312 domain-containing protein produces MTDIPNDQPLSDAAAGFAKEQLKSFIERIERLEEEKKTIAEDIKDVFAEAKGTGFDVKALRQILAIRKQDADQLAEHEAIVDLYMQALGMLS; encoded by the coding sequence ATGACTGACATTCCGAACGACCAGCCGCTTTCCGACGCCGCCGCCGGCTTCGCGAAAGAGCAGCTGAAATCCTTCATCGAGCGCATCGAGCGGCTGGAGGAGGAGAAAAAGACCATCGCCGAGGACATCAAGGATGTGTTCGCCGAGGCGAAGGGCACCGGCTTCGATGTGAAGGCGCTGCGCCAAATCCTCGCCATCCGCAAGCAGGACGCCGACCAGCTCGCCGAGCATGAGGCCATCGTGGACCTCTACATGCAGGCGCTCGGCATGTTGAGCTGA
- a CDS encoding helix-turn-helix domain-containing protein gives MTALALSRKSNGRSLSTVPAIEALRQRAGHTMMALCVAAGIGERTYRRLISGECEPQPRTLIKLSRALDHLGSGSSPSPRPVLIFAFWRAAVLFLSTELGADAALALADDNGCSRPMDPAWLKAARARMLAFYLAHVELQVSLTALAEACGTSKQRVHKATRTVEDMRDDPAIDALLTRAAVAVTGNTP, from the coding sequence ATGACCGCGCTGGCGCTGTCCCGCAAATCAAATGGCCGGTCATTGTCAACCGTGCCGGCAATCGAAGCGCTCCGGCAGCGCGCCGGGCATACTATGATGGCGCTCTGCGTCGCCGCCGGTATCGGAGAGCGCACCTATCGCCGGCTCATCAGCGGCGAGTGCGAGCCGCAGCCGCGCACCCTGATCAAGCTCTCCCGGGCGCTGGACCATCTCGGGTCTGGTTCCTCCCCCTCACCGCGGCCTGTCCTGATCTTCGCGTTCTGGCGGGCCGCGGTGCTTTTTCTCTCCACCGAGCTGGGGGCGGACGCTGCGCTTGCCCTCGCCGATGACAACGGATGCTCCCGCCCCATGGATCCCGCCTGGTTGAAGGCGGCACGGGCGCGGATGCTGGCCTTCTACCTCGCCCATGTCGAACTGCAGGTCTCGCTCACCGCGCTGGCGGAGGCTTGCGGCACGTCCAAACAGCGCGTGCACAAAGCCACCCGCACCGTGGAAGACATGCGCGACGATCCCGCGATCGACGCCCTGCTCACCCGCGCCGCCGTGGCCGTGACGGGAAACACCCCATGA
- a CDS encoding helix-turn-helix transcriptional regulator yields MSQKDLAVLSGLDKTTVERTLNGKTDPRRSTLRRMEAALIAYEREQLARLKVLLGEAKAADAAAAEAAE; encoded by the coding sequence TTGTCTCAGAAAGACCTCGCCGTCCTGTCGGGCCTCGACAAGACCACTGTGGAACGCACGCTGAACGGCAAGACGGACCCCCGGCGCTCGACGCTACGGCGGATGGAAGCCGCGCTCATTGCCTATGAGCGCGAGCAGCTTGCCCGGCTCAAGGTGCTGCTGGGCGAGGCCAAGGCGGCGGACGCGGCAGCGGCGGAGGCGGCGGAATGA
- a CDS encoding helix-turn-helix transcriptional regulator has translation MLERTRLPAIEQPDAELTRLLAGRLRVARQLAGLTQVQAGAIVGTTWQQWQKYENGRNRICPAKLMRFAYATGHTVSWFFDVLENPITGDEQEIVALLATNPAFVRVVQLWRTLPPPEQRTALETTELLAALTRALDDRRIAA, from the coding sequence ATGCTTGAGAGAACCCGCCTCCCGGCGATCGAGCAGCCCGACGCGGAGCTGACGCGCCTTCTCGCCGGCCGGCTGCGCGTTGCCCGCCAGCTCGCCGGCCTCACACAGGTGCAGGCCGGCGCCATCGTCGGCACCACCTGGCAGCAGTGGCAGAAATACGAGAACGGCCGCAACCGCATCTGCCCCGCCAAGCTCATGCGCTTCGCCTATGCCACCGGCCACACCGTCAGCTGGTTCTTCGACGTACTGGAAAACCCCATCACCGGCGACGAGCAGGAGATCGTGGCCCTGCTCGCCACCAATCCCGCCTTTGTCCGCGTGGTGCAGCTCTGGCGCACCCTGCCGCCGCCGGAACAGCGCACCGCGCTGGAAACCACCGAGCTGCTGGCCGCGCTCACCCGCGCGCTCGATGACCGGAGGATTGCGGCATGA
- a CDS encoding GIY-YIG nuclease family protein: MSAGVRYFVWRDGRPRWNPGPSLRARGFVGKDLKTDSGEWLDLGAALAAAQRLNEAAGLGVAVKRPMKAKPREGAEGFVYALFTDDAVKVGFSRDPFSRVANMRTSLSSDVVSLIAVRGSRSDERRLHEALSEHRTRGEWFKITPTVQAALDDALKFVRPT; the protein is encoded by the coding sequence ATGAGCGCCGGTGTTCGGTACTTTGTCTGGCGCGACGGTCGGCCGCGCTGGAACCCGGGGCCGAGCCTGCGGGCGCGCGGCTTTGTCGGCAAGGATTTGAAGACGGATAGTGGCGAGTGGCTGGACCTCGGCGCAGCACTTGCCGCCGCGCAGCGCCTGAATGAGGCGGCCGGCCTGGGCGTCGCGGTGAAACGGCCGATGAAGGCGAAGCCTCGGGAGGGCGCCGAAGGGTTTGTCTACGCGCTGTTCACCGACGACGCTGTGAAGGTCGGATTTTCTCGTGACCCGTTCTCTCGCGTGGCCAACATGCGCACATCGCTTTCGAGCGACGTTGTCAGCCTGATAGCGGTGCGCGGTTCCCGCAGTGACGAGCGCCGCCTACACGAGGCGCTTAGCGAGCACAGGACAAGGGGCGAGTGGTTTAAGATAACGCCCACCGTGCAAGCTGCTCTTGACGATGCGCTTAAGTTCGTGCGACCGACATAA
- a CDS encoding sensor domain-containing diguanylate cyclase, whose protein sequence is MNSAELDWLSSVAVPMLAVRADTVLALNPEAVALFGETAKALPLTLAALFPETVDALSAYLRAAEDGRVPEVLHLRTRLAGEPRDLQIAARRLGQANAAEEAMWALTLIETSPPSRAVGETDPTSGRWVQLLPTILDQLPVALLIEDDNDVGVFANRGFTDIFEYTLEEIAALDDWWLRLYPDPVIREAAKVKWAAKLSMAPRGDGTISTSEFQIRTGGGRDKVLQSHSFRIGDYRVHSYVDVSQRHQLALDLRQLADTDALTGVLNRRSFFQQGRLLDRSGEPLAALLLDVDHFKQVNDRYGHAFGDEVLIEISARVRAALRPHDVLARIGGEEFAVLLPGVDRERAISVAERLRQVVESTPITRGPNRQMATVSIGGACAPTAETSIEDLLLHADRALYVAKHAGRNCVRFEADPAGTP, encoded by the coding sequence ATGAATTCTGCTGAGCTTGACTGGCTGTCTTCCGTCGCCGTTCCGATGCTCGCGGTCCGCGCCGACACCGTCCTCGCGCTCAATCCCGAAGCGGTCGCTCTTTTCGGGGAGACGGCCAAAGCGCTTCCCCTGACGTTGGCGGCACTCTTTCCCGAGACAGTCGATGCGCTGTCCGCCTATTTGCGTGCTGCCGAAGATGGGCGCGTGCCGGAGGTTCTGCACCTGCGCACCCGCCTCGCTGGCGAGCCTCGCGATCTCCAGATCGCCGCGCGGCGTCTGGGGCAGGCCAACGCGGCAGAGGAGGCGATGTGGGCGCTGACCCTGATCGAGACCAGCCCGCCGTCTCGCGCCGTGGGCGAGACGGACCCGACATCGGGACGCTGGGTACAGCTTCTCCCCACCATCCTCGATCAGCTTCCGGTGGCATTGCTGATCGAGGACGACAACGATGTCGGCGTTTTCGCCAATCGCGGCTTCACGGATATCTTCGAATATACGCTGGAGGAAATCGCCGCGCTCGACGACTGGTGGCTCAGGCTCTACCCGGACCCGGTCATCCGCGAGGCGGCAAAGGTGAAGTGGGCGGCGAAGCTGTCCATGGCGCCGAGAGGCGATGGCACCATCTCCACCTCCGAATTCCAGATTCGCACCGGCGGCGGCCGTGACAAGGTTCTGCAAAGCCACAGCTTCCGTATCGGCGACTACCGCGTGCATTCCTATGTCGATGTCTCGCAGAGGCATCAGCTCGCGCTCGATCTGCGGCAGCTCGCCGATACGGACGCGCTCACCGGCGTGCTGAACCGGCGCAGCTTCTTCCAGCAGGGACGGCTGCTGGACCGCAGCGGCGAGCCGCTGGCGGCGTTGCTGCTCGATGTCGATCATTTCAAGCAGGTGAACGACCGCTACGGCCATGCCTTTGGCGACGAGGTGCTTATCGAGATTTCAGCCCGCGTGCGCGCGGCGCTGAGGCCGCACGACGTGCTCGCCCGCATAGGCGGGGAGGAATTCGCCGTTCTGCTGCCGGGAGTCGATCGCGAGCGTGCCATCAGCGTCGCCGAAAGGCTGCGGCAGGTGGTGGAGAGCACGCCCATTACGCGAGGCCCAAACCGCCAGATGGCGACGGTCAGCATCGGCGGCGCCTGCGCGCCGACAGCCGAAACCTCGATCGAAGACCTGCTGCTGCACGCTGATCGCGCGCTCTACGTCGCCAAGCACGCCGGCCGTAACTGCGTCAGGTTCGAGGCGGACCCTGCCGGCACGCCATGA
- a CDS encoding HAMP domain-containing methyl-accepting chemotaxis protein: MRFTNWPILGKISLVVALLGLCSTGCTLFAGWRMSEMQEDYTALIEGDAKAAVALARMNLQVVWSERSIFHALASTSPEESREAEKELSHGLDELHAYAEQAKAALPDHAAPIDAIVSRFDSQVKTACGPTIMTAFTATTADDKHRADKMMMTDCEPALEKVRADLATLVSSLQDEMHQREEELHARANATLVELYAGTGTAILACLVLAFLIATKGIVKPIGRIVGVMGALTSGHFETEVGETERRDEVGQLARGLARFRQELIANANLREQAALEEQRSAERLRQQKEEIAATFESRMGALAEAFSTSSSEVAQAATSLSAAAEQTTRQARAVTDAATEASSGVQTVAASTEEMSASVREIAEQVVRAAQIADNASTDSNRIQGEIAELTQAASQIGAVIDLITSIAGQTNLLALNATIEAARAGEAGKGFAVVAQEVKELASQTAKATDEISAKVTEIQSATGRSVSSITRIATTINEIRTASAAISAAIEEQGAATREIAHSTQHAAQGTRVVNESIHGVGEAAETTGAASVQLKGLSQHLSGQAVELNKEVRSFVQTLRAA, from the coding sequence ATGAGATTCACCAATTGGCCCATTCTGGGCAAGATTTCCCTCGTCGTGGCGCTGCTCGGCCTCTGCTCGACCGGTTGCACTCTGTTCGCCGGCTGGCGCATGTCCGAGATGCAGGAAGATTATACGGCCCTGATCGAGGGCGACGCCAAGGCGGCGGTGGCTCTGGCGCGGATGAACCTCCAGGTCGTCTGGTCGGAACGGTCGATCTTTCACGCCCTGGCCTCCACCAGTCCGGAAGAGAGCCGCGAAGCGGAAAAGGAATTGTCGCACGGGCTCGACGAGCTTCACGCCTATGCCGAACAGGCCAAGGCCGCCCTGCCGGATCACGCGGCGCCGATCGACGCGATCGTCAGCCGCTTCGACAGCCAGGTTAAGACGGCGTGTGGCCCCACCATCATGACGGCGTTCACCGCTACGACCGCTGACGACAAGCACCGCGCCGACAAGATGATGATGACGGACTGCGAGCCGGCGCTGGAGAAGGTGCGCGCCGACCTCGCCACACTCGTCTCCTCGCTTCAGGATGAGATGCATCAGCGCGAGGAAGAGCTGCACGCGCGCGCCAACGCCACGCTGGTCGAGCTTTATGCCGGCACGGGTACGGCGATCCTCGCCTGTCTCGTGCTGGCCTTCCTGATCGCCACCAAGGGTATCGTGAAGCCCATCGGCCGAATCGTCGGCGTGATGGGCGCGCTCACCTCCGGCCACTTCGAGACGGAAGTGGGCGAGACCGAACGCCGCGACGAGGTGGGTCAGTTGGCCCGAGGCCTCGCGCGCTTCCGGCAAGAGCTGATCGCCAACGCCAATCTTCGCGAGCAGGCTGCCCTTGAGGAGCAGCGTTCGGCGGAGCGGCTGCGCCAGCAGAAGGAAGAGATCGCCGCGACCTTCGAGAGCCGCATGGGCGCGCTTGCCGAGGCCTTCTCAACTTCCTCCAGCGAGGTGGCGCAGGCGGCGACCAGTCTTTCCGCCGCCGCCGAGCAGACGACGCGGCAGGCCCGCGCGGTCACCGACGCGGCGACGGAAGCGTCTTCCGGCGTGCAGACCGTGGCGGCCTCCACGGAGGAAATGTCCGCCTCGGTGCGCGAGATCGCCGAGCAGGTGGTCCGCGCGGCACAGATCGCCGACAACGCCTCCACCGATTCGAACCGTATTCAGGGCGAGATCGCCGAGCTGACCCAGGCGGCGAGCCAGATCGGCGCGGTCATCGACCTCATCACCAGCATTGCCGGCCAGACCAATCTTCTGGCGCTCAATGCGACCATTGAGGCCGCGCGGGCCGGCGAGGCGGGCAAGGGCTTCGCCGTCGTGGCGCAGGAAGTGAAGGAACTCGCCAGCCAGACCGCCAAGGCGACCGACGAGATCTCCGCCAAGGTCACCGAGATCCAGAGCGCGACCGGCCGTTCGGTCTCGTCGATCACCCGCATCGCCACGACGATCAACGAGATCCGCACCGCCTCGGCGGCGATCTCGGCCGCCATCGAGGAACAGGGTGCCGCAACCCGCGAGATCGCCCACAGCACCCAGCATGCCGCGCAGGGCACCCGCGTCGTCAATGAGAGCATCCACGGCGTGGGCGAGGCGGCCGAGACCACCGGCGCCGCCTCGGTGCAGCTCAAGGGGCTCTCGCAGCACCTCTCCGGGCAGGCGGTGGAACTCAATAAGGAAGTGCGCAGCTTCGTGCAGACACTGCGCGCCGCCTGA
- a CDS encoding S4 domain-containing protein has translation MSDSDTACRADVWLWRARFAKTRSVAVALIERGMVRITHHNQPVRLDKPGRALRPGDVLTLALQQGVVVVRVESVGARRGPAEEARTLYTLLG, from the coding sequence ATGAGCGACAGTGACACAGCCTGCCGCGCCGATGTCTGGCTCTGGCGCGCACGTTTTGCGAAGACCCGGAGCGTTGCCGTCGCGCTGATCGAGCGCGGCATGGTGCGGATCACCCATCACAACCAGCCGGTGCGGCTGGACAAGCCCGGCCGCGCGCTGCGTCCCGGCGATGTTCTCACCCTCGCCTTGCAGCAGGGGGTCGTCGTGGTGCGGGTCGAGTCGGTCGGTGCCCGTCGCGGGCCCGCGGAAGAGGCGCGCACGCTTTACACGCTTCTTGGCTGA
- a CDS encoding alpha/beta hydrolase encodes MKLDRFIAAAALLATAFALLFTVPASAQTSPRPPWAAAPVTAKPGQPLPSRADTHVYLLRGLFGVFSLGMDSLAQELVEKGYTSQIYGWDEAQKVIDLIKTRSQGGHTGPVVIIGHSLGANAVIDIATTIQANNIPVDLGVTFDATDPGPVPNNVAVFINFWAQDGFGKPVSAVPGYTGQLENFDLSGQPNISHTSIDTMDKFHQFVISTLEGMTGN; translated from the coding sequence ATGAAACTCGACCGCTTCATCGCCGCGGCCGCGCTGCTGGCGACCGCTTTCGCGCTCCTCTTCACCGTGCCGGCTTCGGCCCAGACTTCGCCGCGCCCGCCATGGGCGGCAGCACCTGTGACAGCCAAGCCCGGCCAGCCACTGCCGTCCCGCGCCGACACGCATGTATACCTCCTGCGCGGTCTTTTCGGCGTTTTTTCGCTCGGCATGGACAGCCTGGCGCAGGAACTGGTGGAGAAGGGTTACACCTCGCAGATCTATGGTTGGGACGAAGCCCAGAAGGTGATCGACCTCATCAAAACGCGCTCTCAGGGCGGCCATACCGGCCCGGTCGTCATCATCGGCCATTCGCTCGGCGCCAATGCGGTGATCGACATTGCCACGACCATCCAGGCGAACAACATCCCCGTCGATCTCGGCGTGACCTTCGACGCGACCGACCCCGGCCCCGTGCCGAATAACGTCGCCGTCTTCATCAATTTCTGGGCGCAGGACGGCTTCGGCAAGCCGGTCTCAGCGGTGCCCGGCTATACCGGGCAGCTGGAGAATTTCGACCTCTCCGGCCAACCCAATATCAGCCACACCAGCATCGACACGATGGACAAGTTCCATCAGTTCGTCATCTCGACGCTGGAAGGCATGACGGGCAACTGA
- a CDS encoding DUF2218 domain-containing protein, which produces MTITTEARVSTVNGSRYLQQLCKHWSHKLEVEFTPEHGTVKLPDGALATMSAQPETLAVHISAPDAEILERMKDVVARHLDRFAFREAPLAFNWQDAAA; this is translated from the coding sequence ATGACGATCACCACCGAGGCGCGCGTCTCCACTGTTAACGGCAGCCGCTATCTCCAGCAGCTCTGCAAGCACTGGTCACACAAGCTGGAGGTCGAGTTCACGCCGGAGCACGGAACGGTGAAGCTGCCCGATGGCGCGCTCGCCACCATGTCCGCGCAGCCCGAGACGCTGGCCGTCCACATCAGCGCGCCGGATGCCGAGATCCTCGAACGCATGAAGGACGTGGTTGCCCGGCACCTCGACCGCTTTGCCTTCCGCGAGGCGCCGCTCGCCTTCAACTGGCAAGACGCCGCAGCCTGA
- a CDS encoding sulfurtransferase TusA family protein — protein sequence MSDDSDTVLRLDLRGLKCPLPALHTRRALERAAPGARLIIQCTDPMAVIDIPHLAQQDGHRLEGQAQQDGVLTFTLRKATVSVSS from the coding sequence ATGTCCGACGACAGCGATACTGTGCTCCGGCTGGACCTCCGGGGGCTGAAATGCCCCCTGCCCGCGCTGCACACGCGGCGGGCGCTGGAACGAGCGGCGCCGGGCGCACGCCTCATCATCCAATGCACCGACCCGATGGCGGTGATCGACATCCCCCACCTCGCCCAGCAGGACGGTCATCGGCTGGAGGGGCAGGCGCAGCAGGACGGCGTGCTCACCTTCACGCTGCGCAAGGCCACGGTTAGCGTCAGTAGCTGA